In a single window of the Dreissena polymorpha isolate Duluth1 chromosome 3, UMN_Dpol_1.0, whole genome shotgun sequence genome:
- the LOC127874836 gene encoding uncharacterized protein LOC127874836 isoform X2 produces MATSLGSGHNSSDLVKDYVCGGCESRNIYESADYFCATCTKFFCRKCIDPHDQIYANHSKYGRGETNKWPLTQTMEDLLLNCAVHKEEKLKMFCQDHSQLCCTDCVLLNHRQCTNVALISESAKNLSIDMRQLSNNLQTIVDELNKFKSKQEASIQSVEVTCNAKLQEIQDMRKKLNAALDVLENTTLKELDENRTTMQTSLKKDVENCSRLKDDLQKLSEAVNGLCDKSKKELEFIASRKCLDKIQESESYLKENRVNVQSSMIFKANTDIEQFLSKQSSLGRILDSMQSLTVKMNPDQVLTVKRRLEYTVSIPSDTRQSFSIYGICSMPSGQVIVTDFQNKKVKLLNQQYNVSSHCDVSLHPKNICQITSSEVAVTFHRDVQFISINNGNLVSGRKISLQHAVVGIAHHKGELYITSDTALYHYNMTGTLVKKLFEDAGDSSRVFYCAVSPAGDKIYVTNYPQHKLLTLATDGTLISIFEHPELQYPRGVHVTPAGQVLVCGYASNNVIQVDHEGKKKLATLASQRDGLCEPASVCYNTNTHQIIVGLNHNSKIIVMDLQ; encoded by the exons GTTGTGAAAGTAGAAACATTTATGAAAGTGCAGATTATTTTTGTGCAACATGTACAAAGTTTTTCTGCAGAAAATGCATTGATCCTCATGATCAAATATATGCAAACCATTCCAAATATGGAAGAGGAGAAACAAATAAATGGCCCCTTACACAGACAATGGAGGATTTGCTACTAAACTGTGCTGTTCACAAAGAGGAGAAACTTAAAATGTTTTGtcaggaccacagtcagctgtgttgCACTGATTGTGTTTTACTGAATCACAG ACAGTGCACAAATGTGGCTCTAATTTCTGAGTCAGCCAAAAACCTGTCAATCGATATGCGACAGTTGTCAAACAATCTGCAAACTATTGTTGATGAACTAAATAAGTTTAAGAGTAAACaagaggccagcattcagtcCGTGGAGGTAACATGTAATGCAAAACTGCAAGAAATCCAAGACATGCGAAAGAAATTAAATGCTGCTTTGGATGTACTAGAAAATACAACAttgaaagaattggatgaaaatcgGACCACAATGCAAACCTCTCTAAAGAAAGATGTTGAAAACTGCAGCAGACTGAAGGATGACTTGCAAAAACTCAGTGAAGCTGTAAATGGCCTTTGTGATAagagcaagaaagaacttgagtTCATAGCCAGCAGGAAATGTCTGGACAAAATACAAGAGTCTGAGTCATATCTAAAGGAGAACCGTGTAAATGTGCAGAGTTCAATGATATTCAAAGCAAACACTGATATTGAGCAGTTCCTTTCTAAACAGTCTAGTCTAGGAAGGATTTTAGACAGTATGCAGTCTCTCACAGTCAAGATGAATCCAGACCAGGTATTAACTGTAAAGAGGAGATTAGAGTACACTGTGAGCATACCAAGCGACACAAGGCAGTCTTTCAGCATCTATGGCATTTGCAGCATGCCTAGTGGCCAGGTCATTGTTACcgatttccaaaataaaaaagtgaAGCTGTTGAACCAGCAATACAATGTGTCCAGTCACTGTGATGTGTCTCTTCATCCAAAGAACATTTGCCAAATCACATCCAGTGAGGTGGCTGTAACTTTCCATAGAGATGTTCAGTTCATCTCTATTAACAATGGAAATCTGGTGAGTGGGAGAAAGATTTCATTACAGCATGCTGTTGTTGGTATTGCCCACCATAAGGGAGAGTTGTATATCACCTCTGACACTGCCCTGTACCACTACAATATGACTGGGACACTTGTGAAAAAGCTGTTTGAGGATGCTGGAGACTCTAGTAgag TGTTTTACTGTGCAGTGAGTCCTGCTGGAGACAAGATCTATGTCACCAACTACCCACAGCACAAGCTCCTTACTCTGGCTACAGATGGGACTCTAATATCCATCTTTGAGCACCCTGAGCTACAATACCCAAGGGGTGTACACGTAACACCTGCAGGGCAAGTGTTAGTCTGTGGATACGCTTCCAATAATGTCATACAAGTGGATCATGAGGGAAAAAAGAAACTAGCAACTCTGGCTTCACAAAGAGATGGACTCTGCGAACCAGCCTCTGTCTGCTACAACACCAACACTCACCAGATCATTGTGGGACTAAATCATAACAGTAAAATCATCGTTATGGACTTGCAATAG